Proteins encoded together in one Bradyrhizobium sp. PSBB068 window:
- a CDS encoding sugar ABC transporter permease, whose protein sequence is MMRNDPIKHVFIWPAVLVVLAISIFPLIYSLTTSFLSYRLIPPIPPRVVWLGNYATLLQEPRFWSALFTTTLIAFIAVGLQYAIGFGVALALNARVPGERLFRVALLLPMLLAPVAVALVARMMFNPTMGPLNQFLSKFGLVNLPFLTNGHWALACIIAVEVWQWTPFVILMMLAGLQTLPEDVYEAAELENASAWQQFWGITFPMMLPISAAVVFIRLIESYKIMDTVFVMTGGGPGVDTETLTLFAYQEGFKKFNLGYTSALSFLFLIAITIIGVTYLALLRPHLEKRR, encoded by the coding sequence ATGATGCGGAACGATCCGATCAAGCATGTCTTCATCTGGCCGGCGGTGCTCGTCGTGCTGGCGATCTCGATCTTTCCGCTGATCTATTCGCTCACCACGAGCTTTCTCAGCTATCGCCTGATTCCGCCGATCCCGCCGCGCGTGGTCTGGCTCGGTAATTATGCCACGCTGTTGCAGGAGCCGCGGTTCTGGAGCGCGCTGTTCACCACGACGCTGATCGCCTTCATTGCGGTCGGCCTGCAATATGCGATCGGATTCGGCGTCGCGCTGGCGCTGAACGCGCGGGTGCCGGGCGAGCGGCTGTTTCGCGTCGCCCTGCTGCTGCCGATGCTGCTGGCGCCGGTCGCGGTCGCGCTGGTGGCGCGCATGATGTTCAACCCGACCATGGGACCGCTCAACCAGTTCCTGTCGAAGTTCGGTCTGGTCAATCTGCCCTTCCTCACCAATGGACATTGGGCACTCGCCTGCATCATCGCTGTCGAAGTCTGGCAGTGGACCCCGTTCGTCATCCTGATGATGCTGGCCGGCCTGCAAACGCTTCCCGAAGACGTCTATGAGGCCGCCGAGCTCGAGAACGCCAGCGCCTGGCAGCAGTTCTGGGGGATCACGTTTCCGATGATGCTGCCGATCTCGGCCGCGGTCGTCTTCATCCGCCTGATCGAGAGCTACAAGATCATGGACACGGTGTTCGTGATGACCGGCGGCGGGCCGGGCGTCGACACCGAGACGCTGACCTTGTTCGCCTACCAGGAAGGCTTCAAGAAGTTCAATCTCGGCTACACGTCGGCACTGAGCTTCCTGTTCCTGATCGCGATCACGATCATCGGCGTCACCTATCTGGCGCTGCTGCGGCCGCATCTGGAGAAGCGCCGATGA
- a CDS encoding substrate-binding domain-containing protein, with translation MKPILRQTLPLTALIAATAISIAPSARAEVPASCVKGVDLATLGPKSIVGQGPHGEKAASPEVLALSDADAAKVKEKHFKVGISMQTVNLDWAQLQIQGITDTLKKYGVTVTGVASAEYQVDKQIADIENTIQQHPDGIISIPVDFTATAPTYKKVAKAGIKLVLMDSIPTGLKHPEEYASMISADNLGNGQIAAQILASCMAQGATIGLVNFGVDYFSTNERTKGVREWMQKNRPDIKMKQVDFTDPPKVSQIAGDFLTGNPDVKGVFAVWDQPALDTLSSMRAQGIDIPVTTVDLGLQSAIEIAKGGPLKATGSQRPYDQGVAEALAMMNALLGKETPAWVGVQSLPVTQSNVLESYKTVFKKEPPSELTDACNKAKPACN, from the coding sequence ATGAAGCCAATCTTGCGACAAACCCTGCCGCTGACCGCGCTGATCGCGGCGACGGCCATCTCGATCGCGCCCTCGGCTCGCGCCGAAGTGCCGGCAAGCTGCGTCAAGGGCGTCGACCTTGCGACGCTTGGACCGAAATCGATCGTCGGGCAGGGGCCCCACGGCGAGAAGGCCGCGTCGCCCGAGGTGCTCGCGCTGTCGGATGCCGACGCCGCCAAGGTCAAGGAGAAGCATTTCAAGGTCGGCATCTCGATGCAGACGGTCAACCTCGACTGGGCGCAACTGCAGATCCAGGGCATCACCGATACGCTGAAGAAGTACGGCGTGACGGTGACGGGTGTCGCGTCCGCCGAGTATCAGGTCGACAAGCAGATCGCCGACATCGAGAACACCATCCAGCAGCATCCTGACGGCATCATCTCGATCCCGGTCGATTTCACCGCGACCGCGCCGACTTACAAGAAGGTCGCCAAGGCCGGCATCAAACTGGTGTTGATGGACAGCATTCCGACCGGCCTCAAGCATCCCGAGGAATATGCCTCGATGATTTCGGCGGACAATCTGGGTAACGGGCAGATCGCGGCGCAGATCCTGGCCTCCTGCATGGCGCAGGGCGCCACCATCGGCCTCGTCAATTTCGGCGTCGACTATTTCAGCACCAACGAGCGCACCAAGGGCGTTCGCGAGTGGATGCAGAAGAACCGGCCCGACATCAAGATGAAGCAGGTCGACTTCACCGATCCGCCGAAGGTGTCGCAGATCGCGGGCGACTTCCTCACCGGCAATCCCGACGTCAAGGGCGTGTTTGCGGTCTGGGACCAGCCGGCGCTCGATACGCTGAGCTCGATGCGGGCGCAGGGCATCGACATTCCGGTCACGACCGTCGATCTCGGCCTGCAATCGGCGATCGAGATCGCGAAAGGCGGACCACTGAAGGCGACCGGATCGCAGCGTCCCTATGACCAGGGCGTCGCGGAGGCGCTGGCGATGATGAACGCGCTGCTTGGCAAGGAGACGCCGGCCTGGGTCGGTGTGCAGTCGCTGCCGGTGACGCAGTCGAACGTGCTGGAATCCTACAAGACGGTGTTCAAGAAGGAGCCGCCGTCGGAACTGACCGACGCGTGCAACAAGGCGAAGCCTGCCTGCAACTGA
- a CDS encoding ABC transporter permease, whose amino-acid sequence MTELTAPNVVAEPSRSDRRRKLLQSLLRGERPYMLYIAFVVLLVVFSLSSPWFLSVDNFLNIGRQTTLVSIIAVGMTFVIIARQIDLSVASTLALSGMAAALAMSQISNSWIVGAAAGLGTGALVGLLNGILTTQLSIPSFLVTLGSLSMARGLAMMVTNTKPVIITNEAYFAIFGEGTFLGIPVPIAWTLAAMIVGILLLHYNVFGRRIYAVGGNPTAALYSGINTKWVTTAAFVLTGALAGLAALVLSARSHAARPDVVQGMELDVIAAVILGGCSLFGGRGYILGTLFGSLIIGTLNNGLVLLGVSSPMQLVIKGAIIVAAVAFTKR is encoded by the coding sequence ATGACCGAACTGACCGCGCCCAATGTCGTCGCCGAGCCGAGCCGATCCGATCGACGCCGCAAGCTGCTGCAGAGCCTGCTGCGCGGCGAGCGTCCTTACATGCTGTACATCGCCTTCGTGGTGCTGCTGGTGGTGTTCAGCCTTTCATCGCCCTGGTTCCTCTCGGTCGACAATTTCCTGAACATCGGACGCCAGACAACGCTGGTCTCGATCATCGCGGTCGGCATGACCTTCGTGATCATCGCGCGTCAGATCGATCTCTCCGTGGCATCGACTTTGGCGCTGTCAGGCATGGCCGCGGCGCTCGCCATGAGCCAGATCAGCAACAGCTGGATCGTCGGCGCCGCCGCAGGTCTCGGCACCGGCGCGCTGGTCGGATTGCTCAACGGCATCCTGACCACGCAGCTCTCAATCCCGTCCTTCCTCGTCACGCTCGGCTCGTTGAGCATGGCGCGGGGCCTCGCGATGATGGTCACCAACACCAAGCCTGTCATCATCACCAACGAGGCCTATTTCGCGATCTTCGGCGAAGGGACGTTCTTAGGCATCCCCGTTCCGATCGCCTGGACGCTGGCGGCGATGATCGTCGGCATCCTGCTGCTGCACTACAATGTGTTCGGCCGCCGCATCTATGCGGTCGGTGGCAATCCGACTGCGGCGCTCTATTCCGGCATCAACACCAAATGGGTGACGACCGCGGCCTTCGTGCTGACCGGCGCGCTGGCCGGGCTTGCCGCGCTGGTGCTGTCGGCGCGCTCGCATGCCGCGCGGCCCGACGTCGTGCAGGGCATGGAGCTCGATGTCATCGCCGCCGTGATCCTCGGCGGTTGCAGCCTGTTCGGCGGCCGCGGCTACATCCTGGGAACGCTGTTCGGCAGTCTCATCATCGGCACGCTCAACAACGGCCTCGTGCTGCTCGGCGTCAGCTCGCCGATGCAGCTCGTCATCAAGGGGGCGATCATCGTGGCGGCGGTCGCTTTTACGAAACGCTAG
- a CDS encoding aldehyde dehydrogenase family protein has protein sequence MSVANYFETMEYGPAPEADGEARAWLARHDATFGHFIAGKFTTPHAGKHLTTFEPATGKALARIAQGAAADVEAAVRAARTAQTAWAKLGGHGRARHLYALARMLQRHGRLFAVLEAIDNGKPIRETRDLDVPLAARHFYYHAGWAQLQEREFADQVPIGVIGQIIPWNFPLLMLAWKIAPALAAGNTVVLKPAEFTSLTALLFAELSAEAGLPPGVLNIVTGDGATGALLVESPVDKIAFTGSTEVGRLIRQTTAGTGKSLTLELGGKSPFIVFDDADIDGAVEGVVDAIWFNQGQVCCAGSRLLLQEGIAEIFRRRLIRRMSTLRVGMPLDKTIDMGAVVAPVQLERIKSMVETGVKEGAEKYQTPGAMPAEGCFYPPTLLWNVHPSSTVATEEIFGPVLVAMTFRTPDEAVMLANNTRYGLAASVWSETIGLALDVAPKLLAGVVWVNATNLFDASVGFGGYRESGFGREGGREGMVEYLKPKAWSGRKARPKPSPLPIASGASAGFDAPPIDRTAKLFVGGKQVRPDGNYSRAVLSPKGRRLGEVGEGNRKDIRNAVAAARAAEGWARATAHNRAQILYYLAENLSARSDEFVRRIADMTGVPSAKARAEVDASIERLFSYGAWADKFEGSIHAPPLRGVALAMHEPIGVVGVACPDEAPLLAFISLVAPLIAMGNRVVAVPSERHPLAATDFYQVLETSDVPGGVVNIVTGDRNELVKVLAEHDDVDALWAFGSAGASAAAERLSIGNLKRTLVDHGLALDWYDKAASEGPILLRHAVQVKNIWIPYGD, from the coding sequence ATGAGCGTCGCAAACTATTTCGAGACCATGGAGTACGGCCCGGCGCCCGAGGCGGACGGCGAAGCGCGCGCCTGGCTGGCGCGACATGACGCCACGTTCGGGCATTTCATCGCCGGCAAGTTCACAACGCCGCATGCCGGCAAGCACCTCACCACATTCGAGCCCGCCACCGGCAAGGCGCTGGCGCGCATCGCGCAGGGCGCGGCTGCCGACGTCGAGGCGGCGGTCCGTGCCGCGCGCACCGCACAGACAGCATGGGCAAAGCTTGGCGGTCACGGCCGCGCCCGTCATCTCTATGCGCTGGCGCGCATGTTGCAGCGTCACGGCCGGCTGTTCGCCGTGCTGGAGGCGATCGACAATGGCAAACCGATCCGCGAGACCCGCGACCTCGACGTGCCGCTTGCCGCCCGCCATTTCTACTATCACGCCGGCTGGGCGCAGTTGCAGGAACGGGAATTCGCCGATCAGGTGCCGATCGGCGTGATCGGGCAGATCATCCCGTGGAATTTCCCGCTGCTGATGCTGGCCTGGAAGATCGCGCCGGCACTGGCTGCCGGCAATACGGTGGTACTGAAGCCGGCGGAGTTCACCTCACTCACCGCGCTGCTGTTCGCCGAACTCTCGGCCGAGGCCGGCCTGCCGCCGGGTGTGTTGAACATCGTGACCGGCGATGGTGCGACTGGCGCGCTGCTGGTCGAAAGTCCCGTCGACAAGATTGCCTTCACCGGCTCGACCGAGGTCGGGCGGCTGATCCGTCAGACGACAGCAGGCACCGGCAAATCGCTGACGCTGGAGCTCGGCGGCAAGTCGCCGTTCATCGTGTTCGACGATGCCGATATCGATGGCGCGGTGGAAGGCGTGGTCGATGCGATCTGGTTCAACCAGGGCCAGGTCTGCTGCGCCGGCTCGCGGCTGTTGCTGCAGGAGGGCATTGCAGAGATCTTCCGCAGGCGGCTGATCCGCCGCATGTCGACGCTGCGCGTCGGCATGCCGCTCGACAAGACGATCGACATGGGCGCGGTGGTCGCCCCGGTGCAGCTCGAGCGGATCAAGTCGATGGTCGAGACCGGGGTGAAGGAAGGCGCCGAGAAATATCAGACGCCCGGCGCGATGCCCGCGGAGGGATGCTTCTATCCGCCGACGTTGCTTTGGAACGTGCATCCATCCTCGACGGTTGCGACTGAAGAGATATTCGGTCCTGTCCTGGTCGCGATGACGTTCCGCACGCCCGACGAGGCGGTCATGCTCGCCAACAACACGCGCTACGGCCTTGCCGCGAGCGTGTGGAGCGAGACGATCGGTCTCGCGCTCGACGTCGCGCCGAAGCTGCTGGCCGGCGTGGTCTGGGTCAACGCCACCAACCTGTTCGACGCCAGCGTCGGTTTCGGCGGCTACCGGGAGTCCGGCTTCGGCCGCGAGGGCGGCCGCGAAGGCATGGTCGAATATCTCAAGCCGAAGGCCTGGAGCGGGCGCAAGGCGCGGCCCAAGCCATCGCCGCTGCCGATCGCGTCCGGCGCCAGTGCCGGTTTCGACGCGCCGCCGATCGATCGGACGGCAAAACTGTTCGTCGGCGGCAAGCAGGTTCGCCCGGATGGCAATTATTCGCGCGCGGTGCTCTCGCCGAAAGGCCGGCGCCTCGGCGAGGTAGGAGAGGGCAATCGCAAGGACATCCGCAATGCGGTCGCCGCGGCGCGCGCCGCCGAGGGGTGGGCGCGGGCGACGGCGCATAATCGCGCCCAGATCCTCTATTACCTCGCTGAAAATCTCTCCGCGCGCAGCGACGAGTTCGTCCGGCGCATCGCCGACATGACCGGCGTGCCGTCGGCGAAGGCGCGCGCCGAAGTCGATGCGAGCATCGAGCGGCTGTTCAGCTATGGCGCATGGGCCGACAAGTTCGAGGGATCGATCCACGCGCCGCCGCTGCGCGGCGTGGCGCTCGCGATGCACGAGCCGATCGGCGTGGTCGGCGTTGCCTGTCCGGACGAAGCGCCGCTGCTCGCCTTCATCAGCCTGGTCGCACCGTTGATTGCGATGGGCAACCGGGTCGTCGCCGTGCCGAGCGAGCGGCATCCGCTCGCCGCGACCGACTTCTACCAGGTGCTCGAGACGTCGGATGTGCCGGGCGGCGTGGTCAACATCGTCACGGGTGATCGCAACGAACTGGTCAAGGTGCTTGCCGAGCATGACGATGTCGACGCGCTCTGGGCGTTCGGGTCGGCGGGCGCTTCGGCGGCAGCGGAACGGCTGTCGATCGGCAACCTCAAGCGGACGCTGGTCGATCATGGCCTCGCGCTCGACTGGTACGACAAGGCCGCGAGCGAGGGCCCGATCCTGCTCCGCCATGCCGTGCAAGTGAAGAACATCTGGATTCCGTACGGCGACTAA
- the deoC gene encoding deoxyribose-phosphate aldolase: protein MQNPTALTAVPPSPDGGQSHSAPRNSGRALDMDWVDEIRINLSAAERRVASLPGRRTVKKDAQAAWLLKAVTCIDLTTLNGDDTTERVKRLCAKAKAPVRGDLLERLGFAERQLHTGAVCVYHRFVGAAVEALAGSGIPVAAVSTGFPAGLVPHELKLKEIEASVRDGAREIDVVITREHVLTGDWRALYAEVQDFRAVCDNAHLKTILATGDLKTLRNVAKASMVCMMAGADFIKTSTGKEGVNATLPVTLAMLRMIRVYQERTGFKIGFKPAGGISTAKDVLNYQLLMKEELGRDWLEPDLFRIGASSLLADIERQLEHHVTGHYSAFNRHPVG, encoded by the coding sequence ATGCAGAATCCGACCGCACTGACCGCGGTGCCGCCTTCGCCCGACGGCGGGCAGTCGCATTCGGCCCCGCGCAACAGCGGCCGCGCGCTCGACATGGATTGGGTCGACGAAATCAGGATCAATCTGTCGGCCGCAGAACGGCGGGTCGCGAGCCTGCCGGGCCGTCGGACGGTCAAGAAGGATGCGCAGGCGGCGTGGCTGCTCAAGGCGGTTACCTGCATCGACCTGACGACGCTCAACGGCGACGATACCACCGAACGGGTGAAGCGCCTCTGCGCCAAGGCCAAGGCGCCCGTGCGCGGCGACCTTCTCGAGCGGCTTGGCTTTGCCGAGCGCCAGCTGCACACCGGCGCGGTCTGTGTCTACCACCGGTTCGTCGGCGCGGCTGTCGAAGCGCTCGCTGGATCCGGCATCCCGGTCGCCGCGGTCTCGACCGGATTTCCGGCGGGTCTGGTCCCCCACGAACTGAAGCTGAAGGAGATCGAGGCGTCGGTCCGCGACGGCGCGCGCGAGATCGACGTCGTCATCACGCGCGAGCACGTGCTGACCGGCGACTGGCGGGCGCTCTATGCCGAGGTCCAGGACTTCCGCGCCGTCTGCGACAACGCGCATCTGAAGACGATCCTGGCCACAGGCGACCTCAAGACGCTGCGCAATGTCGCGAAGGCATCGATGGTCTGCATGATGGCCGGTGCCGATTTCATCAAGACCTCGACCGGCAAGGAAGGCGTCAACGCCACGCTGCCGGTGACGCTGGCGATGCTGCGGATGATCCGCGTCTACCAGGAGCGCACCGGCTTCAAGATCGGCTTCAAGCCGGCCGGCGGAATCTCGACCGCAAAGGACGTGCTCAACTATCAGCTCCTGATGAAAGAGGAATTGGGGCGCGACTGGCTCGAGCCGGATCTGTTCCGCATCGGCGCCTCCAGCCTGCTTGCCGATATCGAGCGGCAGCTCGAGCATCACGTGACCGGCCACTATTCGGCTTTCAACCGCCACCCCGTGGGATGA
- a CDS encoding ribokinase: MSKRGVAVLGVFVVDLAFRAGNMPAIGETIAGSGFAMGPGGKGSNQAVAAARAGASVSFISRIGSDAFGELAVKTWEAEGIRPRVARTADAPTGAAFIYVHETRGDNAIIVVPGAAGGISPADVDAVADAIRDASVFVTQLEQPVDAAFRGLEIARAAGSITVFNPAPAIKFDDSLFALCDYVVPNETEAEGLTGIAVSDLAGARRAGDALLAKGAGTALITLGERGALFHARDRSLHVPPFAAGKVVETTGAGDAFVGGFAAALADGVDPLEAARFGSATAGISVTRPGTAPAMPRRAEIDALLKG; the protein is encoded by the coding sequence ATGAGCAAGCGTGGCGTCGCCGTCCTCGGCGTCTTTGTCGTCGACCTCGCATTCCGCGCCGGCAATATGCCGGCGATCGGCGAGACGATCGCCGGCTCGGGATTCGCCATGGGGCCCGGCGGCAAGGGATCCAACCAGGCTGTCGCGGCCGCGCGGGCCGGTGCTAGCGTGAGCTTCATCTCCCGGATCGGCAGCGACGCCTTCGGCGAGCTTGCGGTCAAGACCTGGGAGGCCGAGGGAATCCGGCCGCGGGTGGCGAGGACAGCGGACGCGCCGACCGGTGCTGCGTTCATCTACGTCCACGAGACGCGCGGCGACAACGCCATCATCGTGGTGCCGGGTGCGGCGGGCGGCATCAGCCCGGCCGATGTCGATGCCGTGGCGGACGCCATTCGTGACGCCAGCGTGTTCGTGACACAACTCGAGCAACCGGTCGATGCGGCATTCAGGGGGCTCGAGATCGCGCGCGCCGCCGGCAGCATCACGGTGTTCAATCCGGCGCCCGCGATCAAGTTCGACGATAGCCTGTTTGCGCTCTGCGATTACGTCGTGCCCAACGAGACCGAAGCGGAAGGGTTGACCGGCATCGCGGTCAGCGATCTCGCCGGTGCCCGCCGCGCCGGCGATGCCTTGCTGGCGAAGGGCGCAGGCACCGCGTTGATCACGCTCGGCGAGCGTGGCGCGCTGTTCCATGCGCGGGATCGCTCGCTGCACGTGCCGCCGTTTGCGGCCGGCAAGGTGGTCGAGACCACCGGCGCGGGCGATGCCTTCGTCGGCGGCTTCGCTGCGGCGCTCGCGGATGGCGTCGATCCGCTCGAGGCTGCGCGGTTCGGTTCGGCCACCGCCGGAATTTCCGTCACGCGCCCAGGGACAGCGCCCGCCATGCCGCGGCGTGCCGAGATCGACGCGCTGCTGAAGGGATGA
- a CDS encoding sugar ABC transporter ATP-binding protein: protein MELSGSIAAEPRPSTSLLMVGGINKRFGGVRALRDVNFEVRAGEVHALLGENGAGKSTLIKILSGVHAADSGAIEIAGNPVTFDSPARSREAGIAVVYQDLSLVESLSVADNLLLGREPRARFGFVRKRELMARAEAFLGELGIPLDTRATVGSLPFAYRQMTEIAKALMGEVRLLILDEPTSSLTSDEVRILFDAIGKATRRGVGVIYVTHRLNEVFEISQRVTVLRDGANAGTFVTADTDMKRLVNAIIGTDRLAPAASRAAPAAARALDPSPVLSLSDVSNDRLSAVDLSVMQGEIHGLAGLIGSGRTEILETIFGLRPVERGAFEIEGRPWLPNGPADAIERGVALVPEDRHVQGLVLDHSIERNITLPRIPHFSRWGFLQQRAAIRRAEAAVARLSVKAQGASSLVRTLSGGNQQKVVFGKWNDPRPRVLLLDEPTVGVDVGAREEIYGVIRNAARDGSGVLVVSSDLVELIELCDRISVIVDGRVARTLKRGEIVDAEELHHLLQIYQATGQGELQELPA, encoded by the coding sequence ATGGAATTGTCCGGTTCGATCGCGGCAGAGCCTCGGCCGTCGACGTCGCTTTTGATGGTCGGTGGCATCAACAAGCGCTTTGGCGGCGTGCGGGCGCTGCGCGACGTCAACTTCGAGGTCCGGGCCGGCGAGGTGCATGCGCTGCTGGGCGAGAACGGTGCCGGAAAGTCCACGCTGATCAAGATCCTCAGCGGTGTCCATGCGGCCGACAGCGGCGCCATCGAGATCGCCGGCAATCCTGTGACGTTCGACAGCCCGGCAAGATCGCGCGAGGCGGGGATCGCCGTCGTCTATCAGGACCTCAGCCTCGTCGAATCGCTGAGCGTCGCCGACAACCTGCTGCTCGGCCGCGAGCCGCGCGCGCGGTTCGGCTTTGTCCGCAAGCGCGAACTGATGGCCAGGGCCGAAGCGTTCCTGGGCGAGCTCGGCATTCCCCTGGACACGCGCGCGACGGTCGGTTCGCTGCCGTTCGCGTACCGCCAGATGACGGAGATCGCCAAGGCGTTGATGGGCGAGGTGCGGCTCTTGATCCTCGATGAGCCGACATCCTCGCTGACCTCGGATGAGGTCCGCATCTTGTTCGATGCGATCGGGAAGGCGACGCGACGCGGCGTCGGCGTGATTTATGTGACGCATCGGCTCAACGAGGTCTTCGAGATCTCGCAGCGTGTCACCGTGCTCCGCGATGGCGCCAACGCCGGGACCTTCGTCACCGCCGATACCGACATGAAGCGGCTGGTGAATGCCATCATCGGCACCGATCGATTGGCGCCCGCGGCGTCGCGCGCCGCGCCCGCGGCAGCGCGCGCGCTCGATCCGTCGCCGGTGCTGTCGCTGTCTGATGTCTCCAACGACCGGCTGTCGGCCGTCGACCTGTCGGTGATGCAGGGGGAGATCCACGGCCTTGCCGGATTGATCGGCAGCGGGCGCACGGAGATTCTGGAGACGATCTTCGGACTTCGTCCGGTCGAGCGCGGCGCATTCGAGATCGAGGGCCGGCCATGGCTGCCGAACGGCCCGGCCGATGCGATCGAGCGCGGCGTCGCGCTGGTGCCGGAGGATCGGCACGTGCAGGGCCTTGTGCTGGATCATTCGATCGAGCGCAACATCACGTTGCCGCGGATTCCGCATTTCTCGCGCTGGGGTTTCTTGCAGCAGCGCGCCGCCATCAGGCGCGCTGAGGCTGCGGTCGCGCGGCTTTCGGTGAAGGCGCAGGGCGCCTCCAGCCTGGTCAGGACATTGTCCGGCGGCAATCAGCAGAAGGTCGTGTTCGGGAAATGGAATGATCCGCGGCCGCGTGTGCTGCTGCTCGACGAACCGACCGTAGGCGTCGACGTCGGCGCCCGCGAGGAAATCTATGGCGTGATCCGCAACGCTGCCCGCGACGGGAGCGGCGTCCTGGTCGTCTCATCGGACCTCGTCGAACTGATCGAGCTCTGCGACCGCATCTCGGTGATCGTCGATGGACGCGTGGCGCGAACGCTGAAGCGCGGAGAGATCGTCGATGCCGAAGAGCTCCATCATCTCCTGCAGATCTACCAGGCTACCGGACAAGGCGAATTGCAAGAGCTGCCCGCATGA
- a CDS encoding RbsD/FucU family protein, giving the protein MLKGINPLLNADVLYALRAMGHGDRLVVCDTNFPADSIARQSALGELLRIDNVGAAKAVEAVLSVMPLDTFVDDAAIRMEIVGQPQEVPPVQHEVQAAIDRAEGRSWPLVGVERHAFYEKAKTAYCVIATGERRFYGCFLFSKGVIAPDGE; this is encoded by the coding sequence ATGCTCAAGGGCATCAATCCACTGCTCAATGCCGACGTGCTCTATGCCCTGCGGGCGATGGGGCACGGCGATCGCCTGGTGGTGTGCGACACCAATTTTCCGGCCGACTCGATTGCCCGGCAGAGCGCGCTTGGCGAACTGCTCCGCATCGACAATGTGGGCGCCGCCAAGGCGGTCGAAGCCGTGCTCTCGGTGATGCCGCTCGATACCTTCGTCGACGATGCCGCGATCCGCATGGAGATTGTCGGCCAGCCGCAGGAGGTGCCTCCCGTGCAGCACGAGGTGCAGGCCGCGATCGATCGCGCCGAGGGACGGTCCTGGCCGTTGGTCGGCGTCGAGCGCCATGCGTTCTACGAGAAGGCCAAGACGGCTTATTGCGTGATCGCGACCGGCGAGCGGCGATTCTACGGCTGCTTCCTGTTCAGCAAGGGCGTGATCGCGCCGGACGGGGAGTGA
- a CDS encoding DeoR/GlpR transcriptional regulator: MAETPNARPSETRVQRLQRLRRAVESSGALHLKDAAELLKVSEMTVRRDLAGAEAALALLGGYVVNAASPTGIKYTFEQEIDQHTQDKRLACRAAAASIKEGDTIFIDCGTTMQSLADCLPEDLPLSVICYSMNVASIVTHRPGTQVMLMGGLYHPSSQSFASDDGLSYLRRLGINKAFISAGGVHWTRGASCSNFHEVAVKQAVIETAMESILVIDASKLGSLKSAFFSDIGAFSRIIVGGAASSDMRKHFRSLPVEYVTSAI, encoded by the coding sequence ATGGCTGAAACCCCTAACGCACGACCAAGCGAGACACGCGTCCAGCGCCTGCAGAGGCTGCGCCGCGCCGTCGAATCGAGTGGTGCGCTGCACTTGAAGGACGCCGCCGAACTGCTCAAGGTCTCCGAAATGACGGTGCGACGTGACCTTGCCGGCGCGGAGGCTGCCCTCGCTTTGCTCGGCGGCTACGTCGTCAACGCGGCATCGCCGACCGGGATCAAGTACACGTTCGAGCAGGAGATCGACCAGCACACCCAGGACAAGCGTCTCGCCTGCCGGGCCGCGGCCGCCTCGATCAAGGAAGGCGATACGATCTTCATCGATTGCGGCACCACGATGCAGTCGCTGGCGGACTGCCTGCCCGAGGATCTGCCGCTCTCGGTGATCTGCTATTCGATGAACGTGGCGTCGATCGTGACGCACAGGCCCGGCACGCAGGTGATGCTGATGGGCGGGCTCTATCATCCCTCTTCGCAGTCCTTTGCGTCGGACGACGGGCTGTCCTATCTGCGGCGGCTCGGCATCAACAAGGCGTTCATTTCCGCCGGCGGCGTGCACTGGACCCGCGGTGCGAGCTGCTCGAATTTTCACGAGGTCGCCGTCAAGCAGGCCGTCATCGAAACCGCGATGGAGAGCATCCTGGTGATCGACGCCAGCAAGCTCGGCAGTCTCAAGTCGGCATTCTTTTCCGATATCGGCGCGTTCTCGCGGATCATCGTCGGCGGCGCGGCGTCATCGGACATGCGCAAACACTTCCGCAGCCTTCCGGTCGAATATGTGACCAGCGCAATCTGA